From the genome of Bosea sp. Tri-49, one region includes:
- a CDS encoding SDR family oxidoreductase: MPQPTDFRRELDGKVAVVTGGSQGLGEAIAREFAARGAAGLVLTGRNRERGEAVAASLKAEGCNALFHAADLADLDAVRGIVPAAEQAFGRLDILVNAAGDTDRGTIFETSPELYARIMAVNLTAPFFLIQDAANLMRRKKIQGSIVNIQSMSAHGGQPFLAAYSVSKGALATLTRNAAYGLLADRIRVNGLNIGWMATPGEDAIMRLRHGAQDGWLEEAQAGRPFGRLIDPREVAKAAAYLASSESGLMTGANVDFDQTILGAHD; encoded by the coding sequence GTGCCCCAGCCAACCGACTTTCGTCGTGAACTCGACGGCAAGGTCGCTGTCGTCACCGGCGGCAGCCAGGGCCTGGGCGAGGCGATCGCCCGGGAATTCGCCGCGCGCGGCGCCGCCGGCCTTGTCCTTACTGGCCGTAACCGCGAGCGGGGCGAAGCGGTCGCCGCCAGCCTCAAGGCCGAAGGCTGCAACGCCCTTTTCCACGCCGCCGACCTCGCCGATCTCGACGCGGTCCGCGGCATCGTCCCGGCCGCCGAGCAAGCTTTCGGCCGGCTCGACATCCTCGTCAATGCCGCCGGCGATACCGACCGCGGCACGATCTTCGAGACCAGCCCCGAACTCTATGCCCGCATCATGGCGGTCAACCTGACCGCCCCCTTCTTCCTGATCCAGGACGCGGCCAACCTGATGCGGCGCAAGAAGATCCAAGGCAGCATCGTCAACATCCAGTCGATGTCGGCCCATGGAGGCCAGCCCTTCCTCGCTGCCTACAGTGTCTCGAAAGGCGCGCTGGCGACGCTGACCCGTAACGCCGCCTACGGCCTCCTCGCCGACCGCATCCGCGTCAACGGTCTCAACATCGGCTGGATGGCGACGCCCGGCGAGGACGCGATCATGCGCCTCCGCCATGGTGCGCAGGATGGCTGGCTGGAGGAGGCGCAAGCCGGGCGGCCGTTCGGCCGACTGATCGACCCGCGCGAGGTCGCCAAGGCCGCCGCCTATTTGGCGTCATCCGAATCAGGATTGATGACCGGCGCGAATGTCGACTTCGATCAGACCATTCTCGGCGCCCACGACTGA
- the iolD gene encoding 3D-(3,5/4)-trihydroxycyclohexane-1,2-dione acylhydrolase (decyclizing), which yields MSTVRLTMAQALVAAMAAQKTVVGGRTLPLFAGVWAIFGHGNVAGLGEALHGARDILPTLRAHNEQAMAHSAIAFAKASRRRRMMAVTSSIGPGATNMVTAAAVAHVNRLPLLLLPGDVFAGRRPDPVLQQIEDFGDGTVSANDCFKAVSRYFDRITRPEQIIPAFERAMQVLTDPSECGPVTLALCQDVQTEAFDYPESFFAERIWTPRRTRPDEQELAQAVALLKAAKRPLVVAGGGVLYSEAEGELARFCLAHGIPSAETQAGKSALPHDHPLNLGAIGVTGTGAANEAAKTADVVLAVGTRLQDFTTGSRALFADPDCRIIGLNTQAFDAGKHGGRPLVADAKAGLAELETALAGWKAPADWSTQAQASRDAWLETAARYTAMGNQALPSDAQVIGAVQRQSRASDVVLCAAGGLPGELHKLWQAGAPGGYHMEYGYSCMGYEIAGGLGTKLADPAREVFVMVGDGSYLMMNSEIATSVMLGIKLTIVVLDNRGFGCINRLQNATGGASFNNLLRDTRHETLPEIDFAAHAGSMGAIARKVASLAELETALAEARGHDRTSVIVIDTDPLISTDAGGHWWEVAVPEVSVRDEVKAARKRYDGALAARDN from the coding sequence ATGAGCACTGTACGGCTCACCATGGCGCAGGCGCTGGTGGCGGCGATGGCGGCGCAGAAAACGGTCGTCGGCGGCCGGACGCTGCCGCTCTTCGCCGGTGTCTGGGCGATCTTCGGCCATGGCAATGTCGCGGGGCTCGGCGAGGCGCTGCATGGCGCCCGCGACATCCTGCCGACATTGCGGGCCCATAACGAGCAGGCGATGGCGCACTCGGCGATCGCCTTCGCCAAGGCCTCGCGCCGGCGCCGGATGATGGCGGTGACGAGCTCGATCGGCCCGGGTGCCACCAATATGGTGACGGCCGCCGCGGTCGCACATGTCAACCGCCTGCCGCTGCTCTTGCTGCCGGGCGACGTCTTCGCCGGACGCCGGCCCGATCCGGTGCTGCAGCAGATCGAGGATTTCGGCGACGGCACCGTCTCGGCCAATGACTGCTTTAAGGCCGTCTCGCGCTATTTCGACCGGATCACCCGGCCGGAGCAGATCATCCCCGCCTTCGAGCGGGCGATGCAGGTGCTGACCGACCCGTCGGAGTGCGGGCCGGTGACGCTGGCGCTCTGCCAGGACGTGCAGACGGAGGCTTTCGACTATCCCGAAAGCTTCTTTGCCGAGCGGATCTGGACGCCGCGCCGGACGCGGCCGGATGAGCAGGAGCTGGCGCAGGCGGTCGCGCTGCTGAAGGCTGCGAAGCGGCCGCTGGTCGTCGCCGGCGGCGGTGTTCTCTATAGCGAAGCCGAGGGTGAGCTCGCCCGCTTCTGCCTTGCGCATGGCATTCCGAGCGCGGAGACGCAGGCAGGCAAGAGCGCCCTGCCGCATGACCATCCGCTCAATCTTGGCGCGATCGGCGTCACCGGTACCGGCGCAGCGAACGAAGCGGCGAAGACGGCCGATGTCGTGCTTGCGGTCGGCACGCGCCTGCAGGACTTCACCACGGGCTCGCGCGCGCTCTTCGCCGATCCCGACTGCAGGATCATCGGGCTGAACACGCAAGCCTTCGATGCCGGCAAGCATGGCGGGCGGCCGCTCGTCGCCGATGCCAAGGCGGGCCTCGCCGAGCTGGAAACCGCGCTGGCCGGCTGGAAGGCTCCGGCCGACTGGAGCACGCAGGCGCAAGCGTCCCGCGACGCCTGGCTCGAAACCGCGGCGCGCTACACTGCGATGGGCAATCAGGCGCTGCCGAGCGATGCGCAGGTGATCGGCGCGGTGCAGCGCCAGAGCCGGGCGAGCGATGTCGTGCTTTGCGCTGCCGGCGGCCTGCCGGGCGAATTGCACAAGCTTTGGCAGGCGGGCGCGCCTGGCGGCTACCATATGGAATATGGCTATTCCTGCATGGGCTACGAGATCGCTGGCGGCCTCGGGACCAAGCTCGCCGACCCGGCCCGCGAGGTCTTCGTCATGGTCGGCGACGGCTCCTATCTGATGATGAACTCGGAGATCGCGACCTCGGTGATGCTCGGTATCAAGCTCACCATCGTCGTGCTCGACAATCGCGGCTTCGGCTGCATCAATCGATTGCAGAATGCGACCGGCGGCGCCTCCTTCAACAATCTCCTGCGCGACACCCGCCATGAGACGCTACCCGAGATCGATTTCGCCGCGCATGCCGGCTCGATGGGCGCTATCGCACGCAAGGTCGCGAGTCTGGCTGAGCTGGAAACTGCACTTGCCGAGGCGCGTGGCCATGACCGCACCAGCGTCATCGTCATCGACACCGACCCGCTGATCTCGACCGAT
- a CDS encoding ABC transporter substrate-binding protein codes for MLSLNRLRAGLFAAAATGAVFATAPAQAQGSLVMYCGVQEEWCRAMSGAFEKETGIKVAMTRKSAGEIYAQLKAESSNPRGDIWWGGTGDPHLQAAEEGLTQEYESPANKDMHDWALAQWNAAKKRSMGIYAGALGFGYNTQQIKAKGLNEPKCWADLLDPKLKDDVQVADPNSSGTAYNLLATVVQLMGEDKGFDYLRALHKNVSQYTKSGAAPAKAASLGETAVGIVFIHDAVVFAVQGDPIKAVAPCEGTGYEIGSMSIVKGARNLDNAKKFYDWALTPAAQALAAPAKSYQVPSNKNAPVPAQAPKMSEMKLINYDFVKYGSSAERVRLLTKWDKEIKALPK; via the coding sequence ATGCTGTCATTGAACCGGCTTCGCGCCGGACTATTCGCGGCCGCGGCCACCGGAGCTGTTTTCGCCACCGCTCCGGCCCAGGCCCAGGGCTCGCTCGTCATGTATTGCGGCGTGCAGGAGGAATGGTGCCGCGCCATGAGCGGCGCCTTCGAGAAGGAAACCGGCATCAAGGTCGCGATGACCCGCAAATCGGCCGGCGAGATATATGCCCAGCTCAAGGCGGAATCCTCGAACCCGCGCGGCGACATCTGGTGGGGCGGTACCGGCGACCCGCATCTGCAGGCGGCCGAGGAAGGCCTGACGCAGGAATATGAATCGCCCGCCAACAAGGACATGCACGACTGGGCGCTGGCGCAGTGGAACGCCGCCAAAAAGCGCTCGATGGGCATTTATGCCGGTGCGCTCGGCTTTGGCTACAACACCCAGCAGATCAAGGCCAAGGGCCTGAACGAGCCGAAATGCTGGGCCGACCTGCTCGACCCCAAGCTGAAGGACGACGTCCAGGTCGCTGACCCGAACTCGTCGGGCACCGCCTATAACCTGCTCGCGACCGTCGTCCAGCTCATGGGCGAGGACAAGGGCTTCGACTATCTGCGCGCCCTGCACAAGAACGTCAGCCAGTACACCAAATCGGGCGCCGCGCCGGCCAAGGCGGCGAGCCTCGGCGAGACCGCCGTCGGCATCGTCTTCATCCACGACGCCGTCGTCTTCGCCGTGCAGGGCGACCCGATCAAGGCCGTCGCCCCTTGCGAGGGCACCGGCTACGAGATCGGCTCGATGTCGATCGTCAAGGGCGCGCGCAATCTCGACAACGCCAAGAAGTTCTATGACTGGGCCCTGACCCCGGCGGCGCAGGCGCTGGCGGCGCCAGCGAAATCCTATCAGGTGCCTTCGAACAAGAACGCGCCTGTCCCGGCCCAGGCGCCGAAGATGTCGGAGATGAAGCTGATCAACTACGACTTCGTCAAATACGGCTCATCGGCTGAGCGCGTTCGCCTGCTGACGAAGTGGGACAAGGAGATCAAGGCGCTCCCCAAGTGA
- a CDS encoding bifunctional 5-dehydro-2-deoxygluconokinase/5-dehydro-2-deoxyphosphogluconate aldolase has translation MPEPVLDLISIGRSSVDLYGQQIGGRLEDMASFSKAVGGCPTNIAIGTARLGLKSAVITRVGDEQMGRFILEQLQREGVETKGVVVDPKRLTSLVILGVRDEKTFPLIFYRTDCADAALDESEIDETFIASARAVVVTGTHFAIPNAAKAQRKAIAFARKHGRKVVFDVDYRPNLWGLAGHAAGEERYIRSDTVTQHLQAILPDCDLIVGTEEELHAAGGSEDTLAAIRNIRALSKATIVCKRGPMGCVVFPGTIPASIEDGIKGPGFPVEVYNVLGAGDAFMSGFLRGYLRDEPIETCCKWANACGAFAVSRLLCSPESPTFAELQFFLKHGSQHRALRHDVAINHVHWATTRRPQASTLMALAIDHRSQIESMADEAGVLRERIAAFKRLAVDAAARIARGADGFGMLLDGRHGREALFRAGDHGFWVARPLEVPGSRPLRLETDADGSLGAVLNEWPVDHVVKVLAFYHPDDDPALKAEQEATLERVALACRQVGRELLVEIICSKNGPVDDDTTASVMRRLYAIGIKPDWWKLEGQPSAAAWAAVDATIAANDPYCRGVVLLGLDAPLPELETAFRLAQTAKTVKGFAVGRSIFGEAARGWLAGTLDDEAATAMMAERFGRLVDAWQGR, from the coding sequence ATGCCTGAACCCGTGCTCGACCTGATCTCGATCGGCCGCTCCTCGGTCGACCTCTATGGCCAGCAGATCGGCGGCCGGCTTGAGGACATGGCCTCCTTCTCCAAGGCGGTCGGCGGCTGCCCGACCAATATCGCGATCGGCACGGCCCGGCTCGGTCTCAAATCGGCGGTGATCACCCGCGTCGGCGACGAGCAGATGGGCCGCTTCATCCTGGAGCAATTGCAGCGCGAGGGCGTCGAGACGAAGGGCGTCGTCGTCGATCCCAAGCGCCTGACCTCGCTGGTCATTTTGGGCGTGCGTGACGAGAAGACGTTTCCGTTGATCTTCTACCGCACGGACTGCGCCGACGCCGCTCTCGACGAGAGCGAGATCGACGAGACCTTCATCGCCTCGGCCAGAGCGGTGGTCGTCACCGGCACGCATTTCGCGATCCCGAATGCCGCAAAGGCGCAGCGCAAGGCGATCGCATTCGCCCGCAAGCATGGCCGCAAGGTCGTGTTTGATGTCGACTACCGCCCCAACCTCTGGGGGCTGGCAGGTCACGCCGCCGGTGAGGAGCGCTATATCCGCTCCGACACGGTGACCCAGCACCTCCAGGCGATCCTGCCGGACTGCGACCTGATCGTCGGCACCGAGGAGGAGCTGCACGCCGCCGGCGGCTCGGAGGATACGCTCGCCGCGATCCGCAACATCCGCGCGCTGAGCAAGGCGACGATCGTCTGCAAGCGCGGGCCGATGGGATGTGTGGTTTTCCCCGGAACCATCCCCGCTTCGATCGAAGACGGCATCAAGGGGCCGGGCTTCCCGGTCGAGGTCTACAATGTCCTGGGCGCTGGCGACGCCTTCATGTCCGGCTTCCTGCGCGGCTATCTGCGCGACGAGCCGATCGAGACCTGCTGCAAATGGGCCAATGCCTGCGGCGCCTTCGCGGTCTCGCGCCTGCTCTGCTCGCCGGAGAGCCCGACCTTCGCCGAATTGCAGTTCTTCCTGAAGCACGGCTCGCAGCACCGGGCGCTGCGCCATGACGTGGCGATCAACCATGTCCATTGGGCGACGACGCGCCGGCCGCAGGCCTCGACGCTGATGGCACTCGCCATCGATCATCGCTCCCAAATCGAATCGATGGCCGACGAGGCCGGCGTGCTGCGCGAGCGCATTGCGGCCTTCAAGCGGCTCGCCGTCGACGCCGCGGCACGGATCGCCAGGGGTGCCGACGGCTTCGGCATGCTGCTCGACGGGCGCCACGGCCGCGAGGCGCTGTTCCGTGCCGGCGATCATGGCTTCTGGGTGGCGCGGCCGCTAGAGGTGCCGGGCTCACGGCCGCTGCGGCTCGAGACCGATGCGGACGGCTCGCTCGGCGCGGTGCTGAACGAGTGGCCGGTCGATCACGTCGTCAAGGTGCTGGCCTTCTATCATCCGGACGACGATCCGGCGTTGAAGGCCGAGCAGGAGGCGACGCTGGAACGCGTCGCGCTCGCTTGCCGGCAGGTCGGCCGTGAGCTCCTGGTCGAGATCATCTGCTCGAAGAACGGCCCGGTCGATGACGACACCACCGCGAGCGTGATGCGCCGCCTCTACGCGATCGGCATCAAGCCGGACTGGTGGAAGCTCGAGGGCCAGCCGAGTGCCGCAGCCTGGGCCGCGGTCGATGCCACGATTGCGGCGAATGATCCCTATTGCCGCGGCGTCGTGCTGCTTGGGCTTGATGCCCCGCTGCCGGAGCTGGAGACGGCTTTCCGGCTGGCGCAGACGGCGAAGACGGTGAAGGGCTTTGCGGTCGGCCGCAGCATCTTTGGCGAGGCGGCGCGTGGCTGGCTCGCCGGCACACTCGACGACGAGGCCGCGACCGCGATGATGGCCGAGCGCTTCGGCCGGCTGGTCGATGCCTGGCAAGGCCGCTGA
- a CDS encoding inositol monophosphatase family protein: MTPAELELREYAVLGLVAEASHLALDYFGRSDSLNITMKGAQDWLTAADGAVESFLRERLGRLFPSDGVIGEEGGGEAADAVWIIDPIDGTANFAHGDRNWCISIGLVLAGRPEIGVIAAPALGEVYRARRGGGASLNGRPIRVSGTSDIGRASLEFGWSKRKPLDSYIEMVKRGFEAGAAVKRPGAGALGLCHVACGRTDAYAELHINSWDVAAGLVIAAEAGAHVNDFFEGDAIAAGNPVLCCTPKLQVELERITGIVSRHRDR, translated from the coding sequence ATGACGCCTGCGGAACTTGAACTGCGCGAATATGCCGTTCTTGGCCTCGTCGCGGAGGCGAGCCATCTCGCACTCGATTACTTCGGGCGCAGCGACTCCCTGAACATCACGATGAAGGGGGCTCAGGATTGGCTCACCGCCGCCGATGGCGCGGTGGAGAGCTTCCTGCGCGAACGGCTCGGGCGGCTCTTCCCATCGGATGGCGTGATCGGCGAGGAAGGCGGCGGCGAGGCGGCCGACGCGGTCTGGATCATCGACCCGATCGACGGCACCGCCAATTTCGCCCATGGCGACCGCAACTGGTGTATCTCGATCGGCCTCGTCCTCGCCGGGCGACCTGAGATCGGCGTCATCGCCGCACCTGCACTCGGCGAAGTCTACCGCGCCCGGCGCGGCGGCGGGGCGAGCTTGAACGGCCGGCCAATCCGGGTTTCGGGCACCAGCGATATCGGCCGCGCCAGCCTCGAATTCGGTTGGTCGAAGCGCAAGCCGCTCGACAGCTATATCGAGATGGTCAAGCGCGGCTTCGAGGCCGGCGCGGCGGTCAAGCGCCCTGGCGCCGGCGCGCTCGGGCTTTGCCATGTCGCCTGCGGCCGGACCGATGCCTATGCCGAATTGCACATCAATTCCTGGGATGTCGCCGCGGGCTTGGTGATCGCCGCCGAGGCCGGCGCCCACGTCAACGACTTCTTCGAGGGCGACGCGATCGCGGCGGGCAATCCGGTCCTGTGCTGCACGCCGAAGCTGCAGGTCGAGCTGGAGCGCATCACCGGAATAGTAAGCCGGCACAGGGATCGTTGA
- the iolG gene encoding inositol 2-dehydrogenase has product MMRFGLLGAGRIGRIHGLNVAARSDARLVALSDASAEAAASLAQTSGAKVATTEAILADGGIDAVVICTPTDTHADLIEAAVSAGKAVFCEKPVDLDAGRIRRCLDVVGKSGKPLMIGFNRRFDPNFAALEGRLRAGEAGAIEIVSVISRDPGPPPVEYVKRSGGLFRDMMIHDFDMARFLLAEEPVEVFALGSALVDPAIGAAGDVDTAAVLMRTGSGRIAQISNSRRASYGYDQRIEVHGSKGMLRAGNIHETTVEIATGAGFRADPVQNFFLERYAAAYRAELDAFIAACRDKRAPSPSGLDGLKAQILADAATESRRTGKPVAVSLEAL; this is encoded by the coding sequence GTGATGAGATTTGGATTGTTGGGCGCCGGCCGCATCGGGCGCATTCACGGGCTCAATGTCGCAGCACGCTCCGATGCGCGGCTGGTCGCGCTCTCTGACGCGTCTGCTGAGGCCGCCGCCTCGCTCGCCCAGACCTCCGGCGCCAAGGTCGCCACGACCGAGGCGATCCTCGCCGATGGCGGCATCGATGCCGTAGTGATCTGCACGCCAACCGACACCCATGCCGACCTGATTGAGGCCGCTGTCTCCGCCGGCAAGGCCGTGTTCTGCGAGAAGCCGGTCGATCTCGATGCCGGGCGCATCCGCCGCTGCCTCGACGTGGTCGGCAAATCCGGCAAGCCATTGATGATCGGCTTCAACCGCCGCTTCGACCCGAACTTCGCCGCGCTGGAAGGACGCCTGCGCGCCGGTGAGGCAGGCGCCATCGAGATTGTCAGCGTGATCTCGCGCGATCCCGGTCCGCCGCCGGTGGAGTACGTCAAGCGCTCGGGCGGGCTCTTCCGCGACATGATGATCCATGATTTCGACATGGCCCGCTTCCTCCTCGCCGAGGAGCCGGTCGAGGTCTTCGCGCTCGGCTCGGCGCTGGTCGATCCTGCGATCGGCGCCGCCGGCGATGTCGACACCGCCGCCGTGCTGATGCGCACCGGGAGCGGCCGCATCGCCCAGATCTCGAATTCGCGCCGCGCATCTTACGGCTACGACCAGCGCATCGAGGTCCACGGCTCCAAGGGCATGCTGCGCGCCGGCAATATCCACGAGACCACCGTCGAGATCGCGACCGGCGCCGGCTTCCGGGCCGATCCGGTGCAGAATTTCTTCCTGGAGCGTTATGCCGCCGCCTATCGCGCCGAACTCGACGCCTTCATCGCGGCCTGCCGCGACAAGCGCGCGCCTTCTCCCTCCGGGCTCGACGGGCTGAAAGCCCAGATTCTCGCCGACGCGGCGACGGAATCTCGCCGCACCGGCAAGCCGGTCGCCGTTTCGCTCGAGGCACTGTGA
- a CDS encoding ABC transporter permease: MRPATRLALLAGWLGYVLIPWYLPEGMSLAGYPFGKSGTALALALSGAAPWLLPIGIALVLASLLAARQENTGTGKLLAWIGLAGLVVFFAQGFAITLKDQGMPTLAALLGGASAAQPGMGFGALVTLVSLLLLLCHGLAYRGLCRGDIFTTSSVGIVIMLIALFIFLPVSTILRSALVDQSGNLVLGEFVERFFSPTIWGLGCLSANTNCGVAWNTLILAVLTGVITTLLGLACALLILRTGMPGKRAMRLLTVLPIITPPFVIGLALILLFGRSGLFSTFLFDWFGVPRSRWIYGLPGVLLAQVLAFAPIAFLVLIGVVQGIAPSLEEASQTLGAKRWTTFRTVTWPLLRPGLANAFLLGFVESMADFGNPLVLGGNFEVLSTKIFFAVVGAAHNQGQAAVLAVVLLGFTLAAFWAQQYWLGSKSYTTVTGKGDSGLPTPLPRRITWISALVIGPWVALTAVIYVVILMGGFVKTMGRDHTPTLQHYITGFSIDFSRGLYFDGSAWPSFFTTLKLAAISAPLTATIGLLTAYLLTRQRFAGRGALEFATMLSFAIPGTVLGVAYILAFNVPPVEITGTGLILVIAFVFRNMPVGVRSGIAGLSQIDKSLDEASATLSARSFTTLWRVVLPLLRPALVAALVYSFVRSMTTVSAVIFLVSAEYNLATAYIVGRVEAGEFGLAIAYSSVLIVVMAIGISLIQLGVGERKLGRRGTPALASSAAEPIKQG; the protein is encoded by the coding sequence ATGCGTCCCGCGACGAGGCTTGCGCTGCTGGCCGGCTGGCTCGGCTATGTGCTCATCCCCTGGTATCTGCCCGAGGGGATGAGCCTCGCCGGGTACCCGTTCGGCAAGAGCGGCACGGCGCTCGCTCTCGCACTCTCGGGAGCGGCGCCCTGGCTGCTGCCGATCGGCATCGCCCTCGTCCTCGCCAGCCTGCTCGCCGCCCGGCAGGAGAATACCGGGACAGGCAAGCTCCTCGCCTGGATCGGCCTTGCCGGTCTCGTCGTCTTCTTCGCTCAGGGCTTTGCTATCACGCTGAAAGATCAGGGCATGCCGACGCTGGCTGCCCTGCTCGGCGGGGCCAGCGCCGCCCAGCCCGGCATGGGTTTCGGCGCGCTGGTGACGCTTGTCTCGCTGCTGCTGCTGCTCTGCCACGGCCTGGCCTATCGCGGCCTCTGCCGTGGCGACATCTTCACGACGTCCTCGGTCGGCATCGTCATCATGCTGATCGCATTGTTCATCTTCCTGCCGGTCTCGACGATCCTGCGCAGCGCGCTCGTCGACCAGTCCGGGAACCTCGTGCTCGGCGAGTTCGTCGAGCGCTTTTTCAGCCCGACGATCTGGGGTCTGGGTTGCCTCAGCGCCAACACCAATTGCGGCGTCGCCTGGAACACGCTTATCCTGGCGGTGCTGACAGGCGTCATCACCACCCTGCTCGGCCTCGCCTGCGCGCTGCTGATCCTGCGCACCGGCATGCCGGGCAAGCGCGCCATGCGCCTGCTGACGGTGCTGCCGATCATCACGCCGCCTTTCGTCATCGGCCTGGCGCTGATCCTGCTCTTCGGCCGCTCTGGGCTGTTCTCGACATTCCTGTTCGACTGGTTCGGCGTGCCGCGCTCACGCTGGATCTACGGCCTGCCGGGCGTTCTGCTCGCCCAGGTGCTCGCCTTCGCACCGATCGCCTTCCTCGTGCTGATCGGCGTCGTGCAAGGCATCGCGCCGAGCCTGGAGGAGGCGTCGCAGACGCTCGGCGCCAAGCGTTGGACTACGTTCCGCACCGTGACTTGGCCGCTGCTGCGGCCCGGCCTCGCCAATGCCTTCCTGCTCGGCTTCGTCGAGAGCATGGCCGATTTCGGCAACCCGCTGGTGCTCGGCGGCAACTTCGAGGTTCTCTCGACCAAGATCTTCTTCGCGGTCGTCGGTGCCGCGCATAATCAGGGCCAGGCGGCGGTGCTCGCCGTCGTGCTGCTCGGCTTCACGCTCGCCGCCTTCTGGGCCCAGCAATACTGGCTTGGAAGCAAGTCCTATACGACCGTCACCGGCAAGGGCGATTCCGGCTTGCCGACGCCGTTGCCACGCCGCATCACCTGGATCTCGGCCCTCGTCATCGGCCCCTGGGTGGCTTTGACCGCAGTGATCTACGTCGTCATCCTGATGGGCGGCTTCGTAAAGACGATGGGCCGTGACCACACCCCAACGCTGCAGCACTACATCACTGGCTTCTCGATCGATTTCAGCCGCGGTCTTTATTTCGACGGCTCGGCCTGGCCGTCCTTCTTCACCACGCTGAAGCTCGCGGCGATCTCGGCGCCGCTGACCGCCACCATCGGCCTGCTCACCGCCTATCTGCTGACGCGTCAGCGCTTCGCAGGGCGCGGCGCGCTCGAATTCGCCACCATGCTGAGCTTCGCCATTCCCGGCACGGTGCTCGGCGTCGCCTATATCCTCGCCTTCAACGTGCCGCCGGTCGAGATCACCGGCACCGGCCTCATCCTCGTGATCGCCTTCGTCTTCCGCAACATGCCGGTCGGGGTGCGCTCCGGCATCGCCGGCCTGTCGCAGATCGACAAGAGCCTCGACGAGGCCTCGGCCACGCTCTCGGCCCGCAGCTTCACCACGCTCTGGCGGGTGGTGCTGCCATTGCTACGCCCAGCGCTCGTCGCGGCACTCGTCTACAGCTTCGTGCGCAGCATGACGACGGTCAGCGCCGTGATCTTCCTTGTCTCGGCCGAGTACAACCTCGCCACCGCCTATATCGTCGGCCGGGTCGAGGCCGGCGAGTTCGGCCTCGCCATCGCCTATTCCTCGGTGCTGATCGTGGTCATGGCGATCGGCATCAGCTTGATCCAGCTCGGCGTCGGCGAGCGCAAGCTCGGCCGACGCGGCACGCCCGCCCTCGCCTCCTCCGCCGCCGAGCCGATCAAACAAGGATAA
- a CDS encoding MurR/RpiR family transcriptional regulator yields MSSPLQQDPPRDDFDGFVALLRERGPSLPKRLRQVADYALANPDDMALSTAAQVAQQAGVQASTLVRFAQALDYSGFSELQQLFRSRLRQQFPDYRERLVALRDEGAAGPNMAQVLLDGFAEASRSSLSRLQSTIRHRDVDKATDLLAGAETIILIGARRMFPVVSYLAYAFGKLGIRAVLVDNIASLGPEQAAIAREGDVVVSVSCAPYTPATVAIAAAAHKKGIPVIAITDSALSPLAQHCSLCLEVEEADYGAFRSMSATFVLAMTLAVGTAEKARPDA; encoded by the coding sequence ATGTCGTCGCCACTGCAGCAGGACCCGCCACGGGACGATTTCGACGGCTTCGTCGCCTTGCTGCGCGAGCGCGGGCCGAGCCTGCCGAAACGCCTGCGGCAGGTCGCCGACTATGCGCTCGCCAACCCCGACGACATGGCGCTGAGCACCGCGGCGCAGGTGGCGCAGCAGGCCGGCGTGCAGGCTTCGACGCTGGTGCGCTTCGCCCAGGCGCTCGACTATTCCGGCTTCAGCGAATTGCAGCAGCTCTTCCGCTCGCGGCTGCGCCAGCAATTCCCGGATTATCGCGAAAGGCTGGTGGCGCTCCGCGATGAGGGCGCGGCCGGGCCGAACATGGCGCAGGTGCTGCTCGACGGTTTCGCCGAGGCCAGCCGCAGCTCATTGTCGCGGCTGCAATCGACGATCCGGCACCGCGATGTCGACAAGGCGACGGATCTGCTCGCCGGGGCGGAGACCATCATCCTGATCGGCGCGCGCCGGATGTTTCCCGTGGTGTCCTATCTCGCTTACGCCTTCGGCAAGCTCGGCATAAGGGCGGTACTCGTCGACAATATCGCCTCGCTCGGGCCCGAGCAGGCGGCGATCGCGCGCGAGGGCGATGTCGTCGTATCCGTCAGCTGCGCGCCCTATACGCCGGCGACGGTCGCGATCGCGGCTGCTGCCCACAAGAAGGGCATTCCGGTGATCGCGATCACCGATAGTGCGCTCAGCCCGCTCGCCCAGCATTGCTCCTTATGTCTCGAGGTCGAGGAAGCCGATTACGGCGCCTTCCGCTCGATGTCCGCCACCTTCGTGCTCGCCATGACGCTCGCCGTCGGCACCGCCGAGAAAGCCCGCCCCGATGCCTGA